The Corynebacterium atypicum genome contains the following window.
GCCTCCGGCGGGGCGGGCAGCGTGCGCCGCTTCTTCTTCGCGCTGATAGTCCCGGAGCGCACCCCGGAGGTTAACGCCTGGTTGAGCCCCATGAGCTCGCCGAGGACTACGCGGGAATCGGCGCGCCCCTCCCCGGCTATGATGTCGAACTCCGCGAGGCAGTCCTCAGCCAGCTCGGCATCGAAATCAGTGATAGCTTCCGCGAGGTTTTCCAAGTATCCCGCAACTTCATCGCCGATGTCATAGAGCTCCTGAGTGAGCTCACGGTGCCTAAGCTGGGCCGCGAAACGCTGCATGGACTCCCTCGCTTGTCCTTTGCCTACCGGTTACAGCCGGCGGAGAACTTCCAAACCTTGAAGTTTCCCTTGAGACTTTCTGGTTGGGTCTGACTCTAGGTGAGACCCTGCGGAAAATCGGCACGGCGCGCCGGCGAGGGCCGTCACCCTACCGCGGCGGCGGGGTGACGTTTCCCACGTAGGCCCAAGGGCCGGCAGCTTAGCGCCGGTAGAGCTTGTCGATCGCGTCCGAGTAGCGCTCGGTGACCACGTTGCGCTTGACCTTCAGCGTGGGGGTGAGCTCGTTTTCTTCCTCGGTGAGATCGCGATCCAGGATGTAGAACTTCTTGATCGCCTCGGCGTGGGAGACCAGGAGGTTGGCCTGCGCGATCGCGTCCTGGATCTCGGCGCGCAGGGCCGGGTCCGCGGCGATCTCCTTGACCGAGCGGTGCTCCGGGACGTTGTGGTCGAGTTTCCATCTGGTCAGCTCATCGGAATCGAGGGTCAGCAGCACGCCCACGAAGGGCTTGCCGTCGCCAACCACCAGCGCCTGACTGATCAGCGGGTGCGAGCGCAGGGAATCCTCCAGCGGCGCCGGCGAGACGTTCTTTCCGCCGGCGGTGACGATGAGGTCCTTCTTGCGGCCGGTGATAAAGACGTAGCCATCTTCGTCTACCTCACCGAGATCGCCGGTGTTGTACCAGCCATCTGCGAAGGCCTCCTCGGTCACCTCGGGGTTCTTCCAATACTCCTTGAAGACCCACGGGCCCTTAAACATCAACTCGCCGTTCTCGTTGGTGGTCACCGAGCCGCCGCCGAGCGGGCGGCCGACCGAGCCGATCTTTTGATCCTCAAAGTCCACGGCCGCCGCCGCGCAGGTTTCGGTGAGCCCGTACCCCTCGTAGACCGTCAGCCCGATGCCACGGAAGAAGTGCAACAGCTCGTGGCCCATCGGGGAGCCGCCCGTGATGCAGTACTCCACGCGCCCGCCGACCGCGGCGTGCAGCTTGCCATACACCAGCTTGCTAAAGAGCTTGTGCTCGGCCTCCTGGGCCTTGTTGGGCCCCTCCGGGGTGTCCATTGCCTTGGAGTATTCGATCGCGGCGCGCTCGGCCCGAGCGAAGATCGCGCGCGTGATCGACCCGCCCTCCGCAGCCTGATTGGCCGCGGCGTTACGCACCTTCTCAAAAACCCGAGGCACACCCAGAAGGAGGTTCGGGCGGAACCGCTGGAGTTGGACCACCAGGCTGCTGGTATCAGACCAGTGCGCCTGCAGGCAGCCGACGACCGCGCACGCCAGCGACACCGCCCGCGCCAGCACGTGCGCCAGCGGCAGGTAAGTCAGCACCGACTTGCCGGGCGCCACCACGTTCGCGGCGATCGGGTTGGTTAGCAGGCCGCGCACCTGCGATAGCCAGTTGAAGTGCGTTTGCACGCACCCCTTGGGCCGCCCCGTCGTGCCGGAGGTGTAGACGATCGAGGCAATGTCCGCGGACTTCGTGTTCTCGATACGCTCCCACACCGCGGCGTCGTCAAGCGCGCGCCCCTCGAAGCGCAACGTGTCCACCCCGGCGGAATTGATCTCGACGATCCTGCGCAGCTGGGACGGCGACCCGACGAGCTGGGGGTTGCCCTCCTTATCCAGCACCAGGTGGCGCATGAAGTCGGTGTGCTCGCTGGTCTCAGTTACCGCGAAA
Protein-coding sequences here:
- a CDS encoding AMP-dependent synthetase/ligase, with the protein product MAHTPAEFQVGPNETVLTAFIEQVRDRPYGISFVRPHNYEWVNVTSEEFLEEVFEVAKGLIANGVQQGDRIILLSSTRYEWSLFDFAIWAAGAVSVPIYPSSSAKQIQWIVEDSGAVFAVTETSEHTDFMRHLVLDKEGNPQLVGSPSQLRRIVEINSAGVDTLRFEGRALDDAAVWERIENTKSADIASIVYTSGTTGRPKGCVQTHFNWLSQVRGLLTNPIAANVVAPGKSVLTYLPLAHVLARAVSLACAVVGCLQAHWSDTSSLVVQLQRFRPNLLLGVPRVFEKVRNAAANQAAEGGSITRAIFARAERAAIEYSKAMDTPEGPNKAQEAEHKLFSKLVYGKLHAAVGGRVEYCITGGSPMGHELLHFFRGIGLTVYEGYGLTETCAAAAVDFEDQKIGSVGRPLGGGSVTTNENGELMFKGPWVFKEYWKNPEVTEEAFADGWYNTGDLGEVDEDGYVFITGRKKDLIVTAGGKNVSPAPLEDSLRSHPLISQALVVGDGKPFVGVLLTLDSDELTRWKLDHNVPEHRSVKEIAADPALRAEIQDAIAQANLLVSHAEAIKKFYILDRDLTEEENELTPTLKVKRNVVTERYSDAIDKLYRR